In Eleutherodactylus coqui strain aEleCoq1 chromosome 11, aEleCoq1.hap1, whole genome shotgun sequence, a single window of DNA contains:
- the LOC136581863 gene encoding uncharacterized protein — protein MQQCQPNETLTEEDMQFISLPGDSMKSRKKKNRPMKESKRHKMGDTSQCKMENLRQCHKERQNTSIFNESSSSSQKKKLRRRAAKESGENCPPQEIHNANDFHQTPDHLKLPFKVKENKEIKHQATSQVQSSNRSLSNIELHQPAPENVNGGETQKSFKVEATTDLKCKRTSINDDGISQGRRKHPLSLHQSNIVMYNSTPLSSPTTLPKMKSHTKLNCSGKTKAMNDLSNDSQDLFITQKKCILSHGSSIEDSLPLAQKQGSSSLQDWLRSPDPPQLLSQFSCLARDNLDLSSIRSNQQIVLRETSTQTDDSFTYLTLMSFVKKVKVLEPCSEEALDLSLPSRIRAKKDVLNASDDVIIVESQSTAAASVASRKSKIHFCFSPLQKADTTKFVQTVLNSSYFFKGKGENGESTPIRPLLKIKERCKKKSKKFKKEH, from the coding sequence CCGAATGAAACCTTAACGGAGGAGGACATGCAGTTTATAAGTCTTCCGGGAGATTCTATGAAaagcaggaaaaagaaaaatcggCCTATGAAGGAATCCAAACGTCACAAGATGGGTGATACATCCCAATGCAAGATGGAAAACCTACGCCAATGTCACAAGGAAAGACAAAACACAAGCATATTCAACGAATCCTCAAGCTCTtcacaaaagaaaaaactaaGGAGAAGGGCTGCCAAAGAGTCCGGTGAGAATTGTCCACCTCAGGAAATCCACAATGCCAACGACTTTCATCAGACACCTGAccatttgaaattgcctttcaaggTGAAGGAAAACAAGGAAATTAAGCATCAAGCAACCTCGCAAGTCCAGTCATCCAACAGATCTCTGTCAAACATTGAGCTCCATCAACCTGCACCAGAAAACGTCAATGGTGGAGAAActcaaaaaagtttcaaagtaGAGGCCACCACCGACCTGAAATGTAAGAGGACGTCAATCAACGATGATGGGATCAGTCAAGGAAGAAGAAAACATCCATTGTCCTTACATCAAAGCAACATTGTCATGTATAACAGTACCCCGCTGTCTTCTCCAACCACCCTTCCCAAGATGAAAAGCCACACCAAACTGAATTGCTCTGGCAAAACCAAAGCTATGAATGACCTGTCCAATGACAGTCAAGACCTCTTCATTACTCAAAAGAAGTGCATACTGTCCCATGGTAGTAGCATTGAAGACTCCTTACCCCTCGCCCAGAAGCAAGGCAGTAGTAGCCTACAAGACTGGTTGAGGAGCCCAGATCCTCCACAGCTGCTTTCTCAGTTCTCCTGTCTTGCACGCGACAACCTTGACCTTTCCAGCATTAGAAGCAACCAACAAATAGTCTTAAGGGAGACGTCAACTCAGACTGATGACAGTTTTACTTACTTGACCTTGATGAGCTTTGTCAAGAAAGTCAAAGTATTGGAACCTTGTTCGGAGGAGGCCCTGGATCTCTCTCTACCCTCCCGAATTAGAGCCAAGAAGGATGTCTTGAATGCCAGTGATGACGTCATCATAGTAGAATCCCAGTCAACTGCCGCGGCCTCTGTGGCTTCCAGAAAAAGCAAAATACATTTTTGCTTCAGTCCCTTGCAAAAGGCTGACACAACTAAGTTTGTCCAGACCGTACTGAACTCTTCCTATTTCTTCAAAGGGAAAGGAGAAAATGGTGAATCAACTCCAATCAGACCGTTACTTAAAATAAAGGAAAGATGCAAGAAAAAGTCTAAAAAATTTAAGAAAGAGCACTAA